From the genome of Torulaspora globosa chromosome 2, complete sequence, one region includes:
- the SPF1 gene encoding ion-transporting P-type ATPase SPF1 (ancestral locus Anc_1.476) codes for MAPKSFVSSPLVRDSRLLVPKPVFSRPYVLFFFPLYATFAHLYLQQYDRYIQGPEWTFVYLGGIISLNVLVMLMPAWNVRIAAGFNYSTAGDLEEATHILIHTTANNGSDGIVEIQRVQEVGELQIFFQFQKKRFLWHQDEGVFSSPKFLIDESPKIGEFQDFKGHSGDLTHLRRLYGENSFDIPIPTFVELFKEHAVAPLFVFQVFCVALWLLDEFWYYALFNLFMIVSMEGAAVFQRLTTLKEFRTMGIKPYCINVYRNGKWSEIQTDQLLPMDIVSITRTAEDSAIPCDLILIDGSCIVNEAMLSGESTPLLKESIRLRPKDDFLQIEGVDKNSVLHGGTKALQVTAPETESHIPLPQDGGALAIVTKTGFETSQGSLVRVMIYSAERVSVDNKEALYFILFLLIFAIVASWYVWVEGSRMGRTQSKLILDCILIITSVVPPELPMELTMAVNSSLAALAKFYVYCTEPFRIPLAGRIDVCCFDKTGTLTGEDLVFEGLAGLSNDVSQIRHMFTAEDAPARTALVIGAAHALVRLDDGEIVGDPMEKATLRALDWKVEPKDTVTKTGVGKIEILRRFQFSSALKRSSSIASHKNEFFAAVKGAPETIRERLVNVPENYDKIYKSFTRSGSRVLALASKSLPRLSQKELDDITREAIEHELEFNGFLIFHCPLKEDAIETIKMLNESSHRSIMITGDNPLTAVHVAKEVGIVDRETLILDRAGKDGEDALVFRNVEETIAIPFDPATDKFDRVKLFDKYDLAVTGHSLGALEDHHQLKDLIRHTWVYARVSPSQKEFILNTLKDMSYQTLMCGDGTNDVGALKQAHVGVALLNGTEEGLKKIADTRRTENMRAMYLKQCGFFEKWGQPQPPVPEPIAHLFPPGPKNPHYLKALEKNGKKITPEIRKLVTEANNKPIEKLVANKGTTSGKDGNDLASMLLNNAGQSQEDEAPTLKLGDASCAAPFTSKLANVSAVTNIIRQGRCALVNTIQMYKILALNCLISAYSLSVIYLAGVKFGDGQATVSGLLLSVCFLSISRGKPLQKLSKSRPQAGIFNVYIMGSILSQFAVHIVTLIYITLEIYKLEPREPQVDLEKKFEPSLLNTGIFIIQLVQQVSTFAVNYQGEPFRENIRNNKGMYWGLLGVTGLALAGATEFVPELNEAMKFVPMEESFKIKLTLTLLIDFFGSWAAEHFFKYFFMDARPADIAVRTVEIVG; via the coding sequence ATGGCTCCGAAATCATTTGTTTCTAGTCCCCTTGTGAGGGATTCGAGACTCTTGGTGCCCAAACCGGTCTTTAGCAGGCCTTACGTGCTATTCTTCTTCCCACTTTATGCAACATTTGCGCATCTGTATCTCCAACAGTATGATCGTTACATTCAGGGCCCAGAGTGGACATTTGTTTACCTTGGTGGGATTATTTCTTTGAATGTGTTGGTTATGTTGATGCCGGCGTGGAACGTGAGGATCGCGGCAGGCTTTAATTACTCCACCGCTGGTGATTTGGAGGAAGCTACCCACATTTTAATCCATACCACTGCAAACAATGGTTCAGATGGGATTGTCGAGATACAACGAGTTCAGGAAGTGGGAGAGCTTCAGAttttctttcaatttcagaagaagaggttTTTATGGCACCAGGACGAGGGCGTTTTCTCATCTCCCAAGTTTTTGATCGATGAGTCTCCGAAAATTGGCGAATTTCAGGACTTTAAAGGCCATTCTGGGGATTTGACTCATTTGAGAAGACTCTATGGGGAGaattcttttgatatcCCGATCCCAACGTTTGTCGAATTGTTTAAGGAACATGCCGTTGCTCCTCTGTTTGTTTTCCAGGTGTTTTGCGTGGCTTTATGGttgcttgatgagtttTGGTACTACGCGCTCTTTAATCTCTTTATGATCGTCTCCATGGAAGGGGCAGCTGTTTTCCAGAGGTTGACCACTTTGAAGGAGTTCAGAACTATGGGAATCAAACCATATTGTATCAACGTTTACAGGAATGGCAAATGGTCTGAAATCCAGACCGATCAGTTGCTGCCAATGGATATTGTTTCGATTACCAGGACTGCCGAAGACAGCGCTATTCCTTGCGATCTGATTTTGATTGATGGGAGCTGCATCGTTAACGAGGCAATGCTGTCTGGTGAGTCGACTCCATTGCTAAAAGAATCAATCAGGCTTCGTCCAAAAGATGACTTTCTGCAGATTGAAGGCGTAGACAAGAACTCGGTGTTACATGGTGGTACGAAGGCATTGCAAGTTACCGCACCTGAAACTGAATCTCACATTCCATTGCCACAGGATGGAGGGGCTCTCGCGATAGTCACCAAGACAGGTTTTGAGACATCCCAAGGTTCTTTGGTTCGTGTCATGATCTACTCTGCCGAGCGTGTTTCTGTTGATAATAAAGAGGCATTGTACTTCATCTTATTCCTGTTAATTTTCGCTATTGTGGCATCGTGGTACGTCTGGGTCGAAGGTTCCAGAATGGGTAGAACTCAATCTAAACTGATTTTGGACTGTATTTTGATTATTACATCTGTCGTTCCACCAGAATTGCCAATGGAACTAACAATGGCTGTGAATTCATCATTGGCAGCATTGGCTAAGTTCTACGTTTACTGTACGGAACCATTCAGGATTCCTTTAGCTGGTAGAATTGATGTCTGCTGCTTTGATAAAACCGGTACTTTAACTGGCGAAGACTTGGTCTTCGAAGGCTTAGCTGGTTTGTCTAATGATGTCTCTCAAATTCGTCACATGTTTACGGCTGAAGATGCGCCTGCAAGAACCGCCCTGGTTATTGGTGCTGCGCATGCGTTGGTAAGATTGGATGATGGCGAAATAGTCGGTGACCCAATGGAGAAGGCTACGCTAAGAGCACTTGATTGGAAAGTTGAACCTAAAGATACCGTTACAAAAACTGGAGTTGGAAAGATCGAAATTTTACGTCGGTTCCaattctcttctgctttgaagagatcttCATCTATTGCTTCGCACAAGAATGAATTCTTTGCCGCCGTCAAGGGTGCACCTGAGACCATCCGTGAAAGGTTAGTTAATGTTCCTGAGAATTATGACAAAATTTACAAGTCTTTTACGCGCTCTGGTTCTAGAGTGTTGGCTCTTGCGTCGAAATCTCTGCCTCGTTTAAGCCAAAAGGAACTAGACGATATAACCCGTGAAGCAATTGAGCATGAATTGGAATTTAACGGATTcttgatttttcactgtCCGTTGAAGGAAGATGCTATTGAAACCATAAAGATGCTGAACGAGTCATCCCACCGGTCAATCATGATTACTGGTGATAATCCATTAACTGCCGTTCACGTTGCCAAGGAGGTTGGCATTGTTGATAGAGAAACTTTGATCCTAGATCGTGCTGGCAAGGATGGAGAGGATGCTTTGGTGTTCCGCAATGTTGAGGAGACTATAGCCATTCCGTTTGATCCTGCCACCGATAAATTCGACCGCGTCAAGCTCTTTGATAAGTATGACCTTGCAGTAACTGGGCATTCACTGGGAGCATTAGAGGACCACCATcagctgaaagatttgATTCGTCATACTTGGGTCTACGCACGTGTGTCTCCTTCTCAGAAGGAGTTTATTTTAAATACACTCAAAGATATGTCCTATCAGACCTTAATGTGCGGTGATGGTACAAATGATGTTGGTGCTTTGAAACAGGCTCATGTTGGTGTCGCGCTGTTGAATGGTACTGAGGAAggattgaagaaaatagcCGATACTCGTAGAACTGAGAACATGAGGGCAATGTATTTGAAACAATGtggtttctttgaaaaatgggGCCAACCTCAGCCACCTGTGCCCGAGCCAATTGCCCACTTGTTCCCACCTGGACCTAAAAATCCACActatttgaaagctttggaaaaaaatggaAAGAAAATCACTCCCGAAATCAGGAAACTGGTGACAGAAGCCAATAATAAGccaattgaaaagctgGTAGCAAATAAAGGCACAACATCTGGTAAGGATGGAAATGATCTAGCGTCAATGCTGCTGAACAATGCTGGACAGTCCCAGGAGGATGAAGCACCAACTTTGAAGCTGGGTGATGCTTCCTGCGCTGCCCCATTCACATCAAAACTAGCTAATGTGTCAGCTGTTACCAATATTATTCGTCAGGGTCGTTGTGCTCTGGTAAACACCATTCAAATGTACAAAATTTTGGCATTAAATTGTTTGATCAGCGCGTATTCTTTATCCGTTATCTACCTCGCTGGTGTAAAGTTTGGAGATGGTCAGGCAACCGTGTCAGGTCTACTTCTTTCTGTTTGCTTCTTAAGCATTTCCCGTGGTAAGCCGTTGCAGAAACTATCCAAATCTAGACCACAGGCTGGCATCTTTAACGTGTACATCATGGGTTCGATTTTATCCCAGTTTGCAGTTCACATCGTGACATTGATATACATCACCCTTGAGATTTACAAGCTTGAACCAAGAGAACCTCAAGTTGACttagagaagaagttcgaaCCCTCTTTACTGAATACTGgcattttcatcattcaacTCGTGCAGCAGGTGTCGACCTTTGCTGTTAATTATCAGGGGGAGCCGTTCAGAGAGAATATCAGGAACAACAAAGGTATGTACTGGGGCCTTCTTGGTGTTACTGGATTAGCCTTAGCGGGAGCTACCGAATTCGTCCCAGAGCTGAATGAGGCTATGAAGTTCGTTCCAATGGAAGAGTCCTTCAAGATAAAGTTAACCCTGACTTTGTTGATAGATTTTTTCGGCAGTTGGGCAGCCGAAcatttcttcaagtactTCTTCATGGACGCTAGACCGGCAGATATTGCCGTGCGCACCGTTGAGATTGTCGGTTAG
- the MAM1 gene encoding Mam1p (ancestral locus Anc_7.402), which produces MKPKIGGRVWRGKTLGDKDINTASAAAYLDKKQFKGFKNDWDGKENTEPNIAQKSDIFSEEADLTAILEQKFDERSGPFLTSENLATLQNELIKREVEQYCCGHPLCSINNRRQIPLRLWFLFELEMLEDSGTNFRNLCYHNQVYREIDREWKMQNLLQNQHIPSDCEFFPIQQLKIHDIELDRNHEESTTGKLQAGVENLIEKDDRKLLPTLLSKRNMRSVFDHTPVRASKILSTELPSDSADLQETSTAQKERKCMLLNKLSLLHGCDSTKHPDK; this is translated from the coding sequence ATGAAGCCCAAGATCGGAGGCCGCGTATGGCGGGGCAAGACCCTCGGTGATAAGGACATAAATACGGCGTCAGCAGCGGCCTACCTCGATAAGAAACAGTTCAAAGGGTTTAAGAATGACTGGGATGGAAAAGAGAATACAGAGCCAAACATTGCCCAGAAATCCGACATCTTTTCcgaagaagcagatctGACTGCAATCCTCGAGCAAAAGTTCGATGAAAGAAGTGGTCCATTCTTGACATCCGAAAACCTTGCCACCTTACAAAATGAACTGATAAAAAGGGAGGTAGAACAATACTGTTGTGGTCATCCCTTATGCAGCATTAATAATAGACGTCAGATACCCTTACGCCTGTGGTTTCTTTTTGAGCTAGAGATGCTGGAGGATAGCGGAACCAACTTCAGAAACCTCTGCTATCACAACCAAGTTTACCGAGAAATTGACCGGGAGTGGAAGATGCAAAATCTGCTCCAAAATCAGCATATACCCTCTGATTGCGAATTTTTTCCCATTCAGCAACTGAAAATACACGACATCGAGCTTGACCGAAATCATGAAGAGTCCACTACAGGGAAATTGCAGGCAGGGGTTGAAAATCTCATCGAGAAAGATGATCGTAAATTACTCCCTACATTGTTATCTAAAAGGAACATGAGATCAGTCTTTGATCACACCCCTGTAAGGGCAAGCAAGATTCTGTCAACTGAATTGCCATCGGACTCTGCAGATCTGCAAGAAACAAGCACTGCacaaaaagagagaaaatGCATGCTACTTAATAAGCTGAGTCTTTTACATGGGTGCGATTCCACTAAACACCCTGATAAGTAG